Proteins from a single region of Melanotaenia boesemani isolate fMelBoe1 chromosome 3, fMelBoe1.pri, whole genome shotgun sequence:
- the myh7ba gene encoding myosin, heavy chain 7B, cardiac muscle, beta a isoform X1 has translation MSHFDVREFGVAAPFLRKSDLELLAAHTVPFDGKKRAWIPDEKDAYIQIEIKERSSDKVIVETKDGKTLTVKDSDIQQMNPPKYDMIEDMAMLTHLNEASVLYNLRRRYSAWMIYTYSGLFCVTVNPYKWLPVYTAPVVSAYKGKRRSEVPPHIYSIADNAYNEMLRNRENQSMLITGESGAGKTVNTKRVIQYFAIVAALGETPAKKGQGPTTKTGGTLEDQIIEANPAMEAFGNAKTLRNDNSSRFGKFIRIHFGRTGKLASADIDIYLLEKSRVIFQQPGERSYHIYYQIMSQKKPELLDMLLVSSNPYDYHFCSQGVTTVESMDDGQELLATDRAMDILGFLPDEKYGCYKIVGGIMHFGNMKFKQKQREEQAEADGTESVDKASYLMGVSSADLIKGLLHPRVKVGNEYVVKGQNVEQVTYAVGALAKATYDRMFKWLVGRINRTLYTSLPRQYFIGVLDIAGFEIFELNSFEQLCINFTNEKLQQFFNHHMFILEQEEYKREGIEWTFIDFGLDLQACIDLIEKPLGIMSILEEECMFPKATDNSFKAKMYDNHLGKSSNFQKPRPDKKRKYEAHFEVVQYAGVVPYNISGWLDKNKDPLNETVVACFQKSSNKLLASLYENYIASDSASDTKMGGKEKRKKAASFQTVSQLHKENLNKLMTNLRSTQPHFVRCIIPNETKTPGIMDPFLVLHQLRCNGVLEGIRICRKGFPNRILYGEFRQRYRILNPHAIPDDKFMDSRKAAEQLLASLDVDCNQFRFGHTKVFFKVGLLGHLEELRDERLAKVLTLLQAAARGKIMRLELQKMTERREALMIIQWNIRAFNAVKHWPWMKLFFKIKPLLKSAASEKELISLKEEVAKLKEALDKSEVRRKELEEKQVSLIQEKNDLSLQLQAEQDNLADAEDRCDLLIKTKIQLETKVKELMERLEDEEEMSANVLAKKRKLEDECVELKKDIDDLEITLSKVEKEKHATENKVKNLIEEMAVLDETIMRLTKEKKALQEAHQQTLDDLQAEEDKVNTLTKAKVKLEQQVDDLEGSLEQEKKLRMDLERVKRKLEGDLKLSMESHMDLENDKQQLEENQKKKDFEMNEMRTRMEDEQALVNQLQKKIKELQARTEELEEELEADRACRVKVEKQRGDVARELEELSERLEEAGGATSAQIEINKKREVDFLKLRRDLEETMMHHEATTAALRKKHADSIAELSEQMDSLQRIKQKLEKERSEAKLEADDLASTVEQLSKAKANSEKMCRLYEDQMNEAKAKAEELQRQLNENNTQRARAQAESAELGRKLEEREATVSQLQRAKNAFSQNVEELKKQLEEENKAKTALAHALQSSRHDCDLLREQYDEEQEAKAELQRALSKANAEVAQWRTKYETDAIQRTEELEEAKKKLVARLQEAEETVEAANAKCSSLEKTKHRLQTEIEDLVIDVERANAAAAALDKKQRNFDKVLAEGRQKYEECQTELETSQKECRGLSTELFKLKNSYEETLEHLETIKRENKNLQEEIVDLSDQISQGAKTIHELERMKKGLEVEKSEIQAALEEAEGTLEHEESKTLRIQLELSQIKADVDRKLAEKEEEIDNLRRNHQRALESLQATLDAEAKSHNEAVRLRKKMEGDLNEMEVQLNRANRQASESQKLLRNLQVQIKDVHLELDETLHRNEELKEQMVVTERRNNLLNAEVEEHRALLEQNDRARKLAEHELLEATERVNLLHSQNTGLINQKKKLEGDLSMLSNEVDDAVQECRNAEEKAKKAITDAAMMAEELKKELDTSAHLERMKKNMEQTVKDLQMRLDEAEQIALKGGKKQVQKLEARVKELEKELESEQSKSQEYQKGVRKYERRIKELSYQAEEDKKNLVRLQDLINKLQAKVKSYKRQAEEAEDQANSNLVKFRKLQHDLDDAEERADVAESQVNKLRVRTRDQGGKLAE, from the exons ATGTCGCACTTTGACGTGAGGGAGTTTGGAGTGGCTGCACCGTTTTTACGCAAATCTGATCTGGAGCTGCTGGCGGCGCACACAGTCCCTTTTGACG GTAAGAAGCGAGCTTGGATCCCTGATGAAAAAGATGCATATATTCAGATTGAGATCAAGGAGCGCAGCAGTGACAAAGTCATTGTTGAGACCAAAGATGGGAAG ACCCTGACAGTGAAAGACTCAGACATCCAGCAGATGAATCCTCCAAAGTATGACATGATTGAAGACATGGCCATGCTGACACACCTCAATGAGGCGTCTGTGCTTTATAATCTGCGCAGACGCTACTCTGCCTGGATGATCTAT ACCTACTCTGGGCTGTTCTGTGTGACAGTGAACCCATACAAGTGGCTACCTGTGTACACAGCTCCTGTGGTTTCAGCCTACAAAGGCAAGCGGCGCTCTGAGGTGCCGCCACACATCTACTCCATTGCAGACAACGCCTACAATGAAATGCTGCGCA ATCGGGAGAACCAGTCCATGCTCATCAC CGGAGAATCCGGTGCTGGCAAAACTGTCAACACGAAACGAGTCATTCAGTATTTTGCCATTGTGGCAGCTCTGGGGGAAACACCGGCCAAAAAAGGA CAAGGTCCTACCACTAAAACAGGG ggAACGCTGGAGGATCAGATCATCGAGGCAAATCCGGCCATGGAGGCGTTTGGTAATGCCAAAACACTGAGGAATGACAACTCGTCCCGATTT GGTAAGTTCATCAGGATCCATTTTGGACGTACTGGAAAACTGGCTTCGGCTGATATAGACATAT ATCTCCTGGAAAAATCCAGAGTGATTTTCCAGCAGCCCGGTGAGAGGAGCTACCACATCTACTATCAGATCATGTCGCAGAAGAAACCAGAACTGCTAG ACATGCTGCTGGTGTCCTCCAACCCGTACGACTACCACTTCTGCTCCCAGGGCGTGACCACTGTGGAGAGCATGGATGATGGACAGGAACTGTTGGCCACTGAT CGTGCCATGGACATCCTGGGCTTCCTCCCTGATGAGAAATACGGCTGCTATAAGATAGTTGGAGGCATCATGCATTTTGGCAACATGAAGTTCAAACAGAAGCAGCGCGAGGAGCAGGCGGAGGCCGACGGCACAGAAA GTGTGGACAAGGCCTCGTATCTGATGGGAGTCAGTTCAGCCGACCTCATCAAGGGCCTGCTTCACCCAAGGGTGAAGGTGGGGAACGAGTATGTGGTCAAAGGACAGAATGTGGAACAG GTTACCTATGCTGTGGGAGCGCTGGCCAAAGCCACATATGACCGCATGTTCAAGTGGCTGGTGGGCCGGATAAACCGCACGCTGTACACCTCTCTGCCTCGCCAGTACTTCATAGGAGTCCTGGACATTGCTGGGTTTGAGATATTCGAA CTCAACAGCTTCGAGCAGCTGTGCATCAacttcacaaatgagaagctgcAACAGTTTTTCAATCACCACATGTTCATCCTGGAACAGGAGGAGTACAAGAGAGAAGGCATCGAGTGGACCTTCATTGACTTTGGGCTGGACCTTCAAGCCTGTATTGATCTCATTGAAAAG CCACTGGGCATAATGTCCATCCTTGAAGAGGAATGCATGTTCCCGAAGGCAACAGACAACAGCTTCAAAGCTAAGATGTATGATAACCACCTCGGCAAGTCATCTAATTTCCAAAAACCACGACCAGACAAGAAGCGCAAATATGAGGCCCATTTTGAGGTGGTGCAATATGCTGGAGTG gtaccATATAATATCTCTGGCTGGTTAGACAAAAACAAGGACCCGCTGAATGAGACAGTGGTAGCATGTTTCCAAAAGTCCTCCAACAAACTTCTGGCTTCTCTGTACGAAAATTACATTGCATCAGACTCAG CATCCGACACCAAGATGGGTGGCaaggaaaagaggaagaaggcAGCTTCTTTCCAGACTGTGTCTCAGCTTCACAAG GAAAATCTGAATAAGCTGATGACCAACCTCCGCAGTACACAGCCCCACTTTGTTCGCTGCATCATCCCTAATGAGACCAAGACTCCAG GGATCATGGACCCGTTTCTGGTGCTGCACCAGCTGCGCTGTAACGGTGTGCTGGAAGGCATCAGGATCTGCAGGAAGGGCTTCCCCAACCGAATCCTTTATGGCGAGTTCAGACAGCG ctACCGCATCCTGAACCCACATGCCATCCCTGATGATAAGTTTATGGACAGCAGGAAAGCTGCAGAGCAGCTGCTGGCCTCCCTGGATGTCGACTGCAACCAGTTTAGATTTGGACACACAAAG GTATTCTTCAAGGTGGGCCTGCTGGGTCACCTGGAGGAGCTGAGGGATGAGCGTCTGGCCAAAGTCCTGACGCTGCTGCAGGCGGCCGCTCGTGGTAAAATAATGAGGTTGGAGCTGCAGAAGATGACGGAAAGGAG agaggcTCTGATGATCATCCAGTGGAATATCCGTGCTTTCAACGCTGTCAAGCATTGGCCTTGGATGAAGctcttctttaaaataaagCCTCTTCTGAAGAGCGCAGCGAGTGAGAAAGAGCTGATCTCTCTGAAAGAGGAGGTGGCCAAGCTGAAGGAGGCTCTTGACAAATCAGAGGTCAGGCGGAAAgagctggaggagaagcaggtcAGCCTGATCCAAGAGAAGAACGACctctctctgcagctgcaagCA GAGCAGGACAATCTTGCTGATGCCGAGGACCGCTGCGACCTGCTCATCAAAACTAAGATCCAGCTGGAGACCAAAGTCAAGGAACTCATGGAGAGGCTGGAGGACGAGGAGGAGATGAGCGCTAATGTGCTCGCTAAGAAGCGAAAGCTGGAAGATGAGTGCGTTGAGCTGAAGAAAGACATAGATGACCTGGAGATCACCCTGTCTAAAGTAGAAAAGGAGAAGCATGCCACTGAGAACAAG GTGAAAAACCTGATAGAAGAAATGGCTGTTCTGGATGAAACCATAATGAGGCTGACCAAGGAGAAGAAAGCTCTTCAGGAGGCTCACCAGCAGACTTTGGATGACCTTCAAGCAGAGGAAGATAAAGTCAACACTCTGACTAAAGCCAAGGTCAAGTTAGAGCAACAAGTAGATGAT CTAGAGGGCTCCTTGGAACAAGAGAAAAAGCTGCGTATGGACCTGGAAAGGGTTAAGCGTAAGCTGGAGGGAGATCTGAAACTCTCCATGGAGTCTCACATGGACCTGGAGAATGACAAGCAGCAACTCGAAGAGAATCAGAAAAA GAAAGACTTTGAAATGAACGAGATGAGAACAAGGATGGAAGATGAGCAAGCTCTGGTCAACCAGCTTCAGAAGAAGATTAAAGAACtgcag GCTCGTACAGAGGAGCTGGAAGAAGAGCTGGAGGCTGACAGGGCCTGCAGGGTGAAGGTGGAGAAGCAGCGTGGCGATGTGGCTCGTGAGCTGGAGGAACTGAGCGAGCGCCTGGAGGAGGCAGGTGGGGCCACGTCTGCTCAGATTGAGATCAACAAGAAGAGAGAGGTGGATTTTCTGAAGCTGAGGCGAGATCTGGAGGAGACCATGATGCACCACGAGGCCACCACCGCGGCTCTACGGAAGAAGCACGCCGACAGCATTGCAGAGCTGAGTGAGCAGATGGATAGCCTGCAGAGAATCAAACAGAAGCTGGAGAAGGAGAGGAGCGAGGCCAAGTTGGAGGCCGACGACCTAGCCTCCACTGTGGAACAGCTCTCCAAAGCCAAA GCTAATTCAGAGAAGATGTGCCGTCTCTATGAAGACCAAATGAATGAGGCGAAAGCGAAGGCGGAGGAGCTCCAGAGGCagctaaatgaaaacaacacacaaaggGCTCGTGCACAGGCCGAGAGCG CTGAACTGGGCAGGAAGCTCGAGGAGCGGGAAGCCACCGTGTCCCAGCTCCAGCGCGCCAAGAACGCATTCAGCCAGAACGTGGAGGAGCTCaagaagcagctggaggaggagaataAG GCCAAGACTGCCCTGGCTCACGCGCTGCAGTCGTCTCGACACGACTGCGACCTTCTGAGAGAGCAGTACGACGAAGAGCAGGAGGCCAAGGCTGAGCTGCAGAGAGCTCTGTCCAAGGCCAACGCTGAGGTGGCCCAGTGGAGGACCAAGTATGAAACTGATGCCATCCAGAGGACggaggagctggaggaagcCAA AAAGAAGTTGGTGGCCCGTCTCCAGGAGGCTGAAGAGACGGTGGAAGCTGCCAATGCCAAGTGCTCCTCCCTGGAGAAGACTAAACATCGACTCCAGACGGAGATTGAGGACCTGGTCATCGATGTGGAGCGtgcaaatgctgctgctgctgctctggacAAAAAGCAGCGCAACTTTGACAAG GTGTTGGCCGAGGGGAGGCAGAAGTATGAAGAGTGTCAGACAGAGCTGGAGACTTCTCAGAAAGAGTGTCGTGGCCTGAGCACAGAGCTCTTCAAACTGAAGAACTCCTATGAAGAGACCCTGGAACATCTGGAGACCATTaagagggaaaacaaaaacctCCAAG aggagattgttgACCTCTCTGATCAAATCAGTCAGGGAGCAAAAACCATCCATGAGCtggagaggatgaagaagggcCTGGAGGTTGAAAAAAGTGAGATTCAAGCTGCACTGGAGGAAGCCGAG GGCACTCTGGAACATGAAGAGAGCAAAACTCTGCGAATCCAGCTGGAGCTTAGTCAGATCAAAGCTGATGTTGACAGGAAGCTggcagagaaggaggaggaaatcGACAACCTGCG ccGGAACCACCAACGAGCATTGGAGTCATTGCAGGCCACCTTGGATGCTGAGGCAAAGTCGCACAACGAAGCAGTGCGTCtgaggaagaagatggaggggGACCTGAATGAGATGGAGGTGCAGCTGAACCGTGCCAACAGGCAGGCTTCAGAGTCTCAGAAACTCCTGAGAAACCTCCAGGTCCAGATCAAG GATGTTCACCTGGAGCTGGATGAGACTCTTCACCGTAATGAGGAGCTGAAGGAGCAGATGGTGGTGACAGAGCGCAGAAACAACCTTCTCAATGCAGAGGTGGAGGAGCACAGGGCCCTTCTGGAGCAGAACGACCGTGCACGCAAGCTGGCTGAGCACGAGCTGCTGGAAGCTACTGAGAGAGTCAATCTGTTGCACTCTCAG AACACTGGACTGATCAACCAGAAGAAGAAGCTTGAGGGTGATCTGTCCATGCTGTCAAATGAGGTGGATGATGCTGTGCAGGAGTGTCGCAATGCTGAGGAGAAGGCCAAAAAGGCCATCACTGAt GCAGCCATGATGGCAGAGGAGCTGAAGAAAGAGCTGGACACCAGTGCACATCtggagaggatgaagaagaacaTGGAGCAGACGGTGAAGGACCTGCAGATGCGCCTGGATGAGGCTGAGCAGATCGCTCTCAAGGGCGGCAAGA
- the myh7ba gene encoding myosin, heavy chain 7B, cardiac muscle, beta a isoform X2, producing the protein MEAFGNAKTLRNDNSSRFGKFIRIHFGRTGKLASADIDIYLLEKSRVIFQQPGERSYHIYYQIMSQKKPELLDMLLVSSNPYDYHFCSQGVTTVESMDDGQELLATDRAMDILGFLPDEKYGCYKIVGGIMHFGNMKFKQKQREEQAEADGTESVDKASYLMGVSSADLIKGLLHPRVKVGNEYVVKGQNVEQVTYAVGALAKATYDRMFKWLVGRINRTLYTSLPRQYFIGVLDIAGFEIFELNSFEQLCINFTNEKLQQFFNHHMFILEQEEYKREGIEWTFIDFGLDLQACIDLIEKPLGIMSILEEECMFPKATDNSFKAKMYDNHLGKSSNFQKPRPDKKRKYEAHFEVVQYAGVVPYNISGWLDKNKDPLNETVVACFQKSSNKLLASLYENYIASDSASDTKMGGKEKRKKAASFQTVSQLHKENLNKLMTNLRSTQPHFVRCIIPNETKTPGIMDPFLVLHQLRCNGVLEGIRICRKGFPNRILYGEFRQRYRILNPHAIPDDKFMDSRKAAEQLLASLDVDCNQFRFGHTKVFFKVGLLGHLEELRDERLAKVLTLLQAAARGKIMRLELQKMTERREALMIIQWNIRAFNAVKHWPWMKLFFKIKPLLKSAASEKELISLKEEVAKLKEALDKSEVRRKELEEKQVSLIQEKNDLSLQLQAEQDNLADAEDRCDLLIKTKIQLETKVKELMERLEDEEEMSANVLAKKRKLEDECVELKKDIDDLEITLSKVEKEKHATENKVKNLIEEMAVLDETIMRLTKEKKALQEAHQQTLDDLQAEEDKVNTLTKAKVKLEQQVDDLEGSLEQEKKLRMDLERVKRKLEGDLKLSMESHMDLENDKQQLEENQKKKDFEMNEMRTRMEDEQALVNQLQKKIKELQARTEELEEELEADRACRVKVEKQRGDVARELEELSERLEEAGGATSAQIEINKKREVDFLKLRRDLEETMMHHEATTAALRKKHADSIAELSEQMDSLQRIKQKLEKERSEAKLEADDLASTVEQLSKAKANSEKMCRLYEDQMNEAKAKAEELQRQLNENNTQRARAQAESAELGRKLEEREATVSQLQRAKNAFSQNVEELKKQLEEENKAKTALAHALQSSRHDCDLLREQYDEEQEAKAELQRALSKANAEVAQWRTKYETDAIQRTEELEEAKKKLVARLQEAEETVEAANAKCSSLEKTKHRLQTEIEDLVIDVERANAAAAALDKKQRNFDKVLAEGRQKYEECQTELETSQKECRGLSTELFKLKNSYEETLEHLETIKRENKNLQEEIVDLSDQISQGAKTIHELERMKKGLEVEKSEIQAALEEAEGTLEHEESKTLRIQLELSQIKADVDRKLAEKEEEIDNLRRNHQRALESLQATLDAEAKSHNEAVRLRKKMEGDLNEMEVQLNRANRQASESQKLLRNLQVQIKDVHLELDETLHRNEELKEQMVVTERRNNLLNAEVEEHRALLEQNDRARKLAEHELLEATERVNLLHSQNTGLINQKKKLEGDLSMLSNEVDDAVQECRNAEEKAKKAITDAAMMAEELKKELDTSAHLERMKKNMEQTVKDLQMRLDEAEQIALKGGKKQVQKLEARVKELEKELESEQSKSQEYQKGVRKYERRIKELSYQAEEDKKNLVRLQDLINKLQAKVKSYKRQAEEAEDQANSNLVKFRKLQHDLDDAEERADVAESQVNKLRVRTRDQGGKLAE; encoded by the exons ATGGAGGCGTTTGGTAATGCCAAAACACTGAGGAATGACAACTCGTCCCGATTT GGTAAGTTCATCAGGATCCATTTTGGACGTACTGGAAAACTGGCTTCGGCTGATATAGACATAT ATCTCCTGGAAAAATCCAGAGTGATTTTCCAGCAGCCCGGTGAGAGGAGCTACCACATCTACTATCAGATCATGTCGCAGAAGAAACCAGAACTGCTAG ACATGCTGCTGGTGTCCTCCAACCCGTACGACTACCACTTCTGCTCCCAGGGCGTGACCACTGTGGAGAGCATGGATGATGGACAGGAACTGTTGGCCACTGAT CGTGCCATGGACATCCTGGGCTTCCTCCCTGATGAGAAATACGGCTGCTATAAGATAGTTGGAGGCATCATGCATTTTGGCAACATGAAGTTCAAACAGAAGCAGCGCGAGGAGCAGGCGGAGGCCGACGGCACAGAAA GTGTGGACAAGGCCTCGTATCTGATGGGAGTCAGTTCAGCCGACCTCATCAAGGGCCTGCTTCACCCAAGGGTGAAGGTGGGGAACGAGTATGTGGTCAAAGGACAGAATGTGGAACAG GTTACCTATGCTGTGGGAGCGCTGGCCAAAGCCACATATGACCGCATGTTCAAGTGGCTGGTGGGCCGGATAAACCGCACGCTGTACACCTCTCTGCCTCGCCAGTACTTCATAGGAGTCCTGGACATTGCTGGGTTTGAGATATTCGAA CTCAACAGCTTCGAGCAGCTGTGCATCAacttcacaaatgagaagctgcAACAGTTTTTCAATCACCACATGTTCATCCTGGAACAGGAGGAGTACAAGAGAGAAGGCATCGAGTGGACCTTCATTGACTTTGGGCTGGACCTTCAAGCCTGTATTGATCTCATTGAAAAG CCACTGGGCATAATGTCCATCCTTGAAGAGGAATGCATGTTCCCGAAGGCAACAGACAACAGCTTCAAAGCTAAGATGTATGATAACCACCTCGGCAAGTCATCTAATTTCCAAAAACCACGACCAGACAAGAAGCGCAAATATGAGGCCCATTTTGAGGTGGTGCAATATGCTGGAGTG gtaccATATAATATCTCTGGCTGGTTAGACAAAAACAAGGACCCGCTGAATGAGACAGTGGTAGCATGTTTCCAAAAGTCCTCCAACAAACTTCTGGCTTCTCTGTACGAAAATTACATTGCATCAGACTCAG CATCCGACACCAAGATGGGTGGCaaggaaaagaggaagaaggcAGCTTCTTTCCAGACTGTGTCTCAGCTTCACAAG GAAAATCTGAATAAGCTGATGACCAACCTCCGCAGTACACAGCCCCACTTTGTTCGCTGCATCATCCCTAATGAGACCAAGACTCCAG GGATCATGGACCCGTTTCTGGTGCTGCACCAGCTGCGCTGTAACGGTGTGCTGGAAGGCATCAGGATCTGCAGGAAGGGCTTCCCCAACCGAATCCTTTATGGCGAGTTCAGACAGCG ctACCGCATCCTGAACCCACATGCCATCCCTGATGATAAGTTTATGGACAGCAGGAAAGCTGCAGAGCAGCTGCTGGCCTCCCTGGATGTCGACTGCAACCAGTTTAGATTTGGACACACAAAG GTATTCTTCAAGGTGGGCCTGCTGGGTCACCTGGAGGAGCTGAGGGATGAGCGTCTGGCCAAAGTCCTGACGCTGCTGCAGGCGGCCGCTCGTGGTAAAATAATGAGGTTGGAGCTGCAGAAGATGACGGAAAGGAG agaggcTCTGATGATCATCCAGTGGAATATCCGTGCTTTCAACGCTGTCAAGCATTGGCCTTGGATGAAGctcttctttaaaataaagCCTCTTCTGAAGAGCGCAGCGAGTGAGAAAGAGCTGATCTCTCTGAAAGAGGAGGTGGCCAAGCTGAAGGAGGCTCTTGACAAATCAGAGGTCAGGCGGAAAgagctggaggagaagcaggtcAGCCTGATCCAAGAGAAGAACGACctctctctgcagctgcaagCA GAGCAGGACAATCTTGCTGATGCCGAGGACCGCTGCGACCTGCTCATCAAAACTAAGATCCAGCTGGAGACCAAAGTCAAGGAACTCATGGAGAGGCTGGAGGACGAGGAGGAGATGAGCGCTAATGTGCTCGCTAAGAAGCGAAAGCTGGAAGATGAGTGCGTTGAGCTGAAGAAAGACATAGATGACCTGGAGATCACCCTGTCTAAAGTAGAAAAGGAGAAGCATGCCACTGAGAACAAG GTGAAAAACCTGATAGAAGAAATGGCTGTTCTGGATGAAACCATAATGAGGCTGACCAAGGAGAAGAAAGCTCTTCAGGAGGCTCACCAGCAGACTTTGGATGACCTTCAAGCAGAGGAAGATAAAGTCAACACTCTGACTAAAGCCAAGGTCAAGTTAGAGCAACAAGTAGATGAT CTAGAGGGCTCCTTGGAACAAGAGAAAAAGCTGCGTATGGACCTGGAAAGGGTTAAGCGTAAGCTGGAGGGAGATCTGAAACTCTCCATGGAGTCTCACATGGACCTGGAGAATGACAAGCAGCAACTCGAAGAGAATCAGAAAAA GAAAGACTTTGAAATGAACGAGATGAGAACAAGGATGGAAGATGAGCAAGCTCTGGTCAACCAGCTTCAGAAGAAGATTAAAGAACtgcag GCTCGTACAGAGGAGCTGGAAGAAGAGCTGGAGGCTGACAGGGCCTGCAGGGTGAAGGTGGAGAAGCAGCGTGGCGATGTGGCTCGTGAGCTGGAGGAACTGAGCGAGCGCCTGGAGGAGGCAGGTGGGGCCACGTCTGCTCAGATTGAGATCAACAAGAAGAGAGAGGTGGATTTTCTGAAGCTGAGGCGAGATCTGGAGGAGACCATGATGCACCACGAGGCCACCACCGCGGCTCTACGGAAGAAGCACGCCGACAGCATTGCAGAGCTGAGTGAGCAGATGGATAGCCTGCAGAGAATCAAACAGAAGCTGGAGAAGGAGAGGAGCGAGGCCAAGTTGGAGGCCGACGACCTAGCCTCCACTGTGGAACAGCTCTCCAAAGCCAAA GCTAATTCAGAGAAGATGTGCCGTCTCTATGAAGACCAAATGAATGAGGCGAAAGCGAAGGCGGAGGAGCTCCAGAGGCagctaaatgaaaacaacacacaaaggGCTCGTGCACAGGCCGAGAGCG CTGAACTGGGCAGGAAGCTCGAGGAGCGGGAAGCCACCGTGTCCCAGCTCCAGCGCGCCAAGAACGCATTCAGCCAGAACGTGGAGGAGCTCaagaagcagctggaggaggagaataAG GCCAAGACTGCCCTGGCTCACGCGCTGCAGTCGTCTCGACACGACTGCGACCTTCTGAGAGAGCAGTACGACGAAGAGCAGGAGGCCAAGGCTGAGCTGCAGAGAGCTCTGTCCAAGGCCAACGCTGAGGTGGCCCAGTGGAGGACCAAGTATGAAACTGATGCCATCCAGAGGACggaggagctggaggaagcCAA AAAGAAGTTGGTGGCCCGTCTCCAGGAGGCTGAAGAGACGGTGGAAGCTGCCAATGCCAAGTGCTCCTCCCTGGAGAAGACTAAACATCGACTCCAGACGGAGATTGAGGACCTGGTCATCGATGTGGAGCGtgcaaatgctgctgctgctgctctggacAAAAAGCAGCGCAACTTTGACAAG GTGTTGGCCGAGGGGAGGCAGAAGTATGAAGAGTGTCAGACAGAGCTGGAGACTTCTCAGAAAGAGTGTCGTGGCCTGAGCACAGAGCTCTTCAAACTGAAGAACTCCTATGAAGAGACCCTGGAACATCTGGAGACCATTaagagggaaaacaaaaacctCCAAG aggagattgttgACCTCTCTGATCAAATCAGTCAGGGAGCAAAAACCATCCATGAGCtggagaggatgaagaagggcCTGGAGGTTGAAAAAAGTGAGATTCAAGCTGCACTGGAGGAAGCCGAG GGCACTCTGGAACATGAAGAGAGCAAAACTCTGCGAATCCAGCTGGAGCTTAGTCAGATCAAAGCTGATGTTGACAGGAAGCTggcagagaaggaggaggaaatcGACAACCTGCG ccGGAACCACCAACGAGCATTGGAGTCATTGCAGGCCACCTTGGATGCTGAGGCAAAGTCGCACAACGAAGCAGTGCGTCtgaggaagaagatggaggggGACCTGAATGAGATGGAGGTGCAGCTGAACCGTGCCAACAGGCAGGCTTCAGAGTCTCAGAAACTCCTGAGAAACCTCCAGGTCCAGATCAAG GATGTTCACCTGGAGCTGGATGAGACTCTTCACCGTAATGAGGAGCTGAAGGAGCAGATGGTGGTGACAGAGCGCAGAAACAACCTTCTCAATGCAGAGGTGGAGGAGCACAGGGCCCTTCTGGAGCAGAACGACCGTGCACGCAAGCTGGCTGAGCACGAGCTGCTGGAAGCTACTGAGAGAGTCAATCTGTTGCACTCTCAG AACACTGGACTGATCAACCAGAAGAAGAAGCTTGAGGGTGATCTGTCCATGCTGTCAAATGAGGTGGATGATGCTGTGCAGGAGTGTCGCAATGCTGAGGAGAAGGCCAAAAAGGCCATCACTGAt GCAGCCATGATGGCAGAGGAGCTGAAGAAAGAGCTGGACACCAGTGCACATCtggagaggatgaagaagaacaTGGAGCAGACGGTGAAGGACCTGCAGATGCGCCTGGATGAGGCTGAGCAGATCGCTCTCAAGGGCGGCAAGA